In Actinomycetota bacterium, the DNA window CGTGCAACTGGCGGTGGTCGGCGACCGGGTGCCGGTGAGGGGGCGGCTGGCGGTTGGCCAGGGGGGGAGGGGCCGACCTGATGCGTGCGCGAGATCTGGCCACGCCATATCCCTCGCTGGCGCCCGACACCCCAGCCGAGGAGGCCGCTCGGCTGCTGGCCGAGGAAGCTGTCGAGGGCGTCTTCGTCCAAGACGACCAAGGCGAGCTCCAAGGGCTCGTGTCGGACACGTCCCTGCTGGCCTTTCTGCTGCCGCGCTATCTCGCAGAAGATCGGGCGCTGGTCCGCGTCCTCGGCGAGGACGTCGCCGACGCTCTGTGGCAGCGGCTGCGCGGTCGGCCGGTGCGGGACCTGCTCCCAGCCTCTACCGCCGGGCTGCCTGAGGTCGACGCCGACGACACCTTGGTCAGTGTGGCCGCCACCCTGGCCCGGACCGGCGCATCCCTGGTCGCGGTGCGCGGCCGCGACGGCCGGCTGTTGGGCGGCATCACCACCTCCCAGCTCCTCACCCGGCTGCTGGGCACCCGATGAGCGCCGCCCTGGCCGTGGCCGTCTTCTTGGGTGCCTACGGTCTGATCGCCACCGAGAGGGTCAATCGGGTGGCTGTAGCCCTTGGCGGTGCCGGGCTCATGCTGGCCCTGGGGCTGGTGTCCTCGGCCGACGCCTTCCACTCCGAGCGCTTCGGGGTCGACTGGGACGTTATCTTCCTGCTGCTGGGCATGATGGTGATTGTCGGGGTGCTCAAGCAGACCGGCCTGTTCGACTATCTGGCCATCTGGTCGGCGAAACGGGCCCGCGGCCGGCCATTCCGGATCCTGGCAATGCTGGTCACCATCACCGCCTTGGCCTCGGCCCTGCTCGACAACGTCACC includes these proteins:
- a CDS encoding CBS domain-containing protein, encoding MRARDLATPYPSLAPDTPAEEAARLLAEEAVEGVFVQDDQGELQGLVSDTSLLAFLLPRYLAEDRALVRVLGEDVADALWQRLRGRPVRDLLPASTAGLPEVDADDTLVSVAATLARTGASLVAVRGRDGRLLGGITTSQLLTRLLGTR
- a CDS encoding SLC13 family permease, coding for MSAALAVAVFLGAYGLIATERVNRVAVALGGAGLMLALGLVSSADAFHSERFGVDWDVIFLLLGMMVIVGVLKQTGLFDYLAIWSAKRARGRPFRILAMLVTITALASALLDNVT